A single Actinomadura algeriensis DNA region contains:
- a CDS encoding TetR/AcrR family transcriptional regulator: MVDQDDADPTGPADDAVLRGLLAEPSATPSGPQADRILDAALELFTTFGPRRTTMDDVARTSGLGRATVYRRFPGKNDLVTGVLLREARRFFDELDRSVAAFETLEERLVEGFVTTLRISREQRLLNRLMVLEPDVLLPHATGRAGPLLAAARGYLARRLRAAQRQGDAGDFDSEVVAEILIRLTQSLLLTPAGLIPLDDDGARAFARRYLVPILH, encoded by the coding sequence ATGGTTGATCAGGACGACGCGGACCCCACCGGCCCGGCCGACGACGCGGTGCTGCGCGGGCTGCTCGCCGAGCCGTCCGCGACGCCCTCCGGCCCCCAGGCCGACCGGATCCTGGACGCCGCGCTCGAACTGTTCACGACCTTCGGGCCGCGCCGCACCACGATGGACGACGTCGCCCGCACGTCCGGTCTCGGCCGCGCCACCGTCTACCGCCGTTTCCCCGGCAAGAACGACCTGGTCACCGGGGTCCTGCTGCGCGAGGCCCGGCGTTTCTTCGACGAACTCGACCGGTCCGTGGCGGCCTTCGAGACGCTGGAGGAACGCCTCGTCGAGGGCTTCGTCACCACGTTGCGGATCAGCCGCGAGCAGCGGCTGCTGAACCGCCTGATGGTGCTGGAACCGGACGTCCTGCTCCCGCACGCCACCGGCCGGGCGGGGCCGCTGCTGGCCGCCGCCCGCGGCTACCTCGCCCGGCGGCTGCGCGCCGCCCAGCGCCAGGGCGACGCCGGGGACTTCGACTCCGAGGTCGTCGCCGAGATCCTGATCCGGCTCACCCAGTCGCTGCTGCTGACCCCGGCCGGGCTCATCCCCCTCGACGACGACGGCGCCCGCGCCTTCGCCCGCCGCTACCTGGTCCCCATCCTCCACTGA
- a CDS encoding response regulator transcription factor, whose amino-acid sequence MTISVLLADDQAMVRRGLRLILEDQRDIAVVGEAADGAEAVALARRLRPDVCLVDVRMPRLDGIAVTRALAGPHVPDPLRVVVVTTFDLDEYVYGALRGGAVGFVLKDAGPALLVEAVRAAHNGEALVSPAVTVRLLRHLTAASAPPRPVRPPPLSERELEVVRALARGRTNQEIAAELFISVSTVKSHLSGIQAKLGVRNRVGIVTWAWENRLVEPSA is encoded by the coding sequence ATGACGATCTCGGTCCTGCTGGCCGACGACCAGGCGATGGTCCGGCGCGGCCTCCGGCTGATCCTGGAGGACCAGCGCGATATCGCCGTCGTCGGGGAGGCCGCCGACGGCGCCGAGGCGGTCGCCCTGGCGCGGCGGCTCCGCCCCGACGTGTGCCTGGTGGACGTCCGGATGCCGCGCCTCGACGGCATCGCGGTGACGCGCGCGCTCGCGGGGCCGCACGTGCCCGACCCGCTGCGGGTCGTCGTCGTCACCACCTTCGACCTGGACGAGTACGTGTACGGGGCGTTGCGCGGCGGCGCGGTGGGCTTCGTCCTCAAGGACGCCGGGCCCGCCCTCCTCGTCGAGGCGGTGCGGGCCGCCCACAACGGCGAGGCGCTGGTCTCGCCCGCCGTCACCGTCCGGCTGCTGCGGCATCTGACCGCCGCGTCGGCGCCGCCGCGCCCCGTGCGGCCCCCGCCGCTGTCGGAGCGCGAACTCGAGGTCGTCCGGGCCCTGGCGCGCGGCCGGACCAACCAGGAGATCGCCGCGGAGCTGTTCATCTCGGTGAGCACGGTCAAAAGCCATCTGTCGGGCATTCAGGCCAAGCTCGGGGTGCGCAACCGGGTCGGGATCGTCACCTGGGCGTGGGAGAACCGGCTCGTCGAGCCGTCGGCCTGA
- a CDS encoding ABC transporter ATP-binding protein: protein MSHGDPIPVLHAEGLTKRYGRREALSGVDLHVPSGRVVGLVGPNGAGKSTLLNLACGLLEPTSGSLRVLGSRPGANAARLARVGFVAQNTPVYPSFSVADHLRMGARLNPSWDGDLAERRIAQVGLKPEQKAGRLSGGQRAQLALTVAAAKRPELLIFDEPAAALDPLARQGFMANLMEFVTELGAGAVLSSHLLGDIEQVCDHLVVLCGARVQVAGEVRDLLAGHHRLAVPGGELGRLPAGVEVVRTEPRGTIVRTDLPASRLPFPAEPVTLEELVLGYMSRADGAQAVGATR, encoded by the coding sequence ATGTCGCATGGAGATCCGATCCCGGTGCTGCACGCCGAGGGATTGACGAAGAGATACGGGCGCCGGGAGGCGTTGAGCGGTGTCGATCTGCACGTCCCGTCCGGACGCGTCGTGGGGCTGGTCGGCCCGAACGGAGCGGGGAAGTCGACGCTGCTGAACCTGGCCTGCGGGCTGCTGGAGCCGACGTCCGGTTCGCTGCGCGTTCTCGGGTCCCGGCCGGGGGCGAACGCCGCGCGCCTGGCCAGGGTCGGGTTCGTGGCGCAGAACACCCCGGTGTACCCGTCGTTCAGCGTGGCCGATCACCTGCGGATGGGCGCGCGCCTGAACCCGTCCTGGGACGGGGACCTGGCGGAGCGGCGCATCGCGCAGGTCGGGCTGAAGCCGGAGCAGAAGGCGGGGAGGCTGTCGGGCGGGCAGCGCGCGCAGCTTGCGCTGACGGTCGCCGCCGCCAAGCGCCCCGAACTGCTGATCTTCGACGAACCGGCCGCGGCGCTGGACCCGCTGGCGCGGCAGGGCTTCATGGCGAACCTGATGGAGTTCGTCACCGAGCTGGGGGCGGGCGCCGTGCTGTCGTCGCACCTGCTCGGCGACATCGAGCAGGTCTGCGACCACCTCGTCGTGCTGTGCGGCGCGCGGGTGCAGGTCGCCGGTGAGGTCCGGGACCTGCTGGCGGGTCATCACCGGCTGGCCGTGCCCGGCGGCGAGCTCGGGCGCCTGCCCGCGGGCGTCGAGGTCGTCCGGACCGAGCCCCGCGGGACGATCGTGCGCACCGATCTCCCGGCGTCGCGGCTCCCGTTCCCGGCCGAGCCCGTCACGCTCGAGGAGCTGGTGCTCGGCTACATGTCCCGCGCGGACGGCGCCCAGGCCGTGGGAGCGACGCGATGA
- a CDS encoding ABC transporter permease subunit, translated as MIWLNWRQFRLQVLAGAAALAVIAGCLLYLGMDIRDAHDAYRSRCGDAAACAQAKAQFQGAYRSTLLFAAAGLALLPVVIGAFWGAPLVARELELGTHRLVWNQSVTRRRWLIARMAFTAAAAMILTGAAALLLTWAASPYDQVAADRFDVIGFGARNIVPIGHAFLAFALGTTIGLFMRRTLPAMALTGVLFIAVQFAVPNLVRPHLMPSESATLPLTVETINGAKNLGSITGAPVIGGLRVPGAPGAWISETSPMRTADGRTVDGGAFGACLDTPEETGAGGTFGDTAVCLAALDLHVDLEYQPSGRYWPFQLAETGLYLVAGALLTAVALRRVGRA; from the coding sequence ATGATCTGGTTGAACTGGCGGCAGTTCCGCCTCCAGGTGCTCGCCGGCGCCGCCGCGCTCGCCGTGATCGCGGGTTGCCTGCTGTACCTCGGCATGGACATCCGGGACGCCCACGACGCCTACCGGTCGCGGTGCGGCGACGCCGCCGCCTGCGCGCAGGCGAAGGCCCAGTTCCAGGGCGCCTACCGCAGCACGCTGCTGTTCGCCGCCGCGGGGCTCGCGTTGCTCCCCGTCGTCATCGGCGCGTTCTGGGGCGCGCCGCTGGTCGCCCGGGAACTGGAGCTCGGCACCCACCGGCTGGTGTGGAACCAGAGCGTGACGCGGCGGCGCTGGCTGATCGCCAGGATGGCGTTCACGGCGGCGGCCGCGATGATCCTGACGGGCGCGGCCGCACTGCTGCTGACCTGGGCGGCCTCCCCCTACGATCAGGTCGCCGCCGACCGGTTCGACGTGATCGGGTTCGGCGCCCGCAACATCGTCCCGATCGGCCACGCCTTCCTCGCCTTCGCGCTCGGCACGACGATCGGCCTGTTCATGCGGCGGACGCTTCCCGCGATGGCCCTCACGGGCGTGCTGTTCATCGCCGTCCAGTTCGCCGTCCCGAACCTCGTGCGGCCGCACCTCATGCCGTCCGAGTCGGCGACCCTGCCGCTGACCGTGGAGACCATCAACGGGGCGAAGAACCTGGGCAGCATCACCGGCGCCCCGGTCATCGGCGGGCTGCGGGTCCCCGGCGCCCCCGGCGCGTGGATCAGCGAGACCAGCCCGATGCGCACCGCGGACGGGCGGACGGTCGACGGCGGCGCGTTCGGCGCCTGCCTCGACACCCCGGAGGAGACCGGCGCCGGAGGCACGTTCGGCGACACCGCGGTGTGCCTGGCCGCACTCGACCTGCACGTCGACCTCGAATACCAGCCCAGCGGACGCTACTGGCCGTTCCAGCTCGCCGAGACCGGGCTGTACCTGGTGGCGGGCGCGCTCCTGACCGCCGTCGCCCTGCGGCGCGTGGGACGCGCCTGA
- a CDS encoding folylpolyglutamate synthase/dihydrofolate synthase family protein, which produces MSDENADDATADEVFFREWENRRPGERRSLTRARALADALGLAPSRPVLTVVGSKGKGTAATFASAVLSAAGLRVCTVTSPALRGNRDRVRVDGRSISATGLAALADRLRRAVDALPPPTDGYLSPSGLFILAGVLHARDTADVIVLEAGMGGRSDEVSLFPPTVAAITPIFREHIGVLGDTVAEIAREKLGVVTSETRAVLSAPQTPTVEDAFAGPTPIDVVESSGVPAELLPPGLGRASAELGIAAARRLLELEDVPACPPERLHAVLSSISLPGRLSWHRVPGTSTQVLADSAIDRVGIAAALSTAMTRWGRVDHAVVCLPDHKDLEGAVTELGDVPVTYVRLPQTHLRFTHPLPSHWRTVDSANLTPESLAALGDHVVALGTVYFVAEVLDLVDADTSRLFTPPAP; this is translated from the coding sequence GTGAGTGACGAGAACGCGGACGACGCGACCGCCGACGAGGTGTTCTTCCGCGAGTGGGAGAACCGGCGTCCGGGGGAGAGGCGCAGCCTCACCCGTGCCCGCGCCCTCGCGGACGCGCTGGGCCTCGCACCGTCCCGTCCCGTCCTCACCGTCGTCGGTTCCAAGGGCAAGGGGACGGCCGCGACCTTCGCGTCGGCGGTCCTGAGCGCGGCGGGCCTGCGCGTGTGCACGGTGACGAGTCCCGCGCTGCGCGGCAACCGCGACCGGGTCCGCGTCGACGGCCGGTCGATCTCCGCCACCGGCCTCGCCGCCCTGGCCGACCGGCTCCGGCGGGCCGTCGACGCCCTGCCGCCGCCCACGGACGGCTACCTGTCCCCGTCGGGCCTGTTCATCCTCGCCGGGGTGCTCCACGCCCGGGACACGGCCGACGTCATCGTCCTGGAGGCCGGGATGGGCGGCCGCTCGGACGAGGTGAGCCTCTTCCCTCCCACCGTCGCCGCCATCACCCCGATCTTCCGGGAGCACATCGGGGTCCTCGGGGACACCGTCGCCGAGATCGCGCGGGAGAAGCTGGGCGTCGTCACGTCCGAGACCCGCGCGGTGCTCTCCGCTCCCCAGACCCCCACGGTCGAGGACGCCTTCGCCGGCCCCACGCCCATCGACGTCGTCGAGAGCAGCGGCGTCCCGGCGGAACTCCTGCCCCCCGGCCTGGGCCGGGCCAGCGCCGAGCTGGGCATCGCCGCCGCGCGCCGCCTCCTCGAACTCGAGGACGTCCCCGCCTGTCCGCCGGAACGCCTGCATGCGGTCCTGTCCTCGATCAGCCTCCCGGGGCGCCTCTCGTGGCACCGGGTCCCCGGCACGTCCACCCAGGTCCTGGCCGATTCCGCGATCGACCGCGTGGGCATCGCCGCCGCCCTGTCCACGGCCATGACCCGTTGGGGGAGGGTCGACCACGCCGTCGTCTGCCTGCCCGACCACAAGGATCTCGAGGGCGCCGTCACCGAACTGGGCGATGTTCCGGTGACCTACGTCAGGCTGCCCCAGACGCACCTGCGGTTCACGCACCCGCTCCCGTCCCACTGGCGAACCGTCGATTCGGCGAATCTGACGCCCGAGTCCCTCGCCGCGCTGGGCGATCACGTCGTGGCTCTGGGCACGGTCTACTTCGTCGCCGAAGTACTGGACCTGGTGGACGCCGACACCAGCCGCCTCTTCACCCCGCCCGCCCCCTGA
- a CDS encoding sensor histidine kinase, which yields MTVPGGLVRGASVAGLGAVFLAAIAVQAMAIARSWGAWYWLPGAVAAAAVCLLALPGLRRPLWPTVAASGVAAAAIAGTRAAGPELPAEPSPAMLLGLAVLTGCALRTLAPVPAAAVAAAGPVVITAGQLAAGAPSGDLAAVTALDGLLWLAAVAAGLALRVLDVRARATAERVRRDERLELARELHDVVAHHITGMVLQAQGAQVVARRDPERVGAYLGELETAGTDALAAMRRVVGLLRDADDAAPASPGPERLGDLVERFRRQGPDVRLSTPDGDRDTRWPPEVTTTVYRVAQEALTNVLRHAPKARSVAVTVEEGAGEVIVEVADDAPAVPARHPHRGGYGLIGMRERVESLGGTLRAGPRPGAGWSVRATLPVPSGEHP from the coding sequence GTGACCGTTCCGGGTGGTTTGGTGCGGGGCGCCTCGGTGGCGGGGCTCGGCGCCGTGTTCCTGGCGGCGATCGCCGTGCAGGCCATGGCCATCGCGCGGAGCTGGGGCGCCTGGTACTGGCTGCCGGGCGCCGTCGCCGCGGCGGCGGTGTGCCTGCTCGCGCTGCCGGGGCTGCGCCGTCCGCTGTGGCCGACCGTGGCGGCGTCCGGCGTGGCCGCGGCGGCCATCGCGGGGACCCGCGCGGCCGGGCCCGAGCTTCCCGCCGAGCCCAGCCCGGCCATGCTCCTCGGGCTGGCGGTGCTGACCGGCTGCGCGCTGCGGACCCTCGCCCCCGTCCCGGCCGCCGCCGTCGCGGCCGCCGGACCGGTGGTGATCACCGCCGGTCAGCTCGCCGCCGGGGCGCCGTCCGGCGACCTCGCGGCGGTCACCGCGCTGGACGGCCTGCTCTGGCTGGCCGCCGTCGCGGCCGGGCTCGCGCTGCGTGTTCTGGACGTCCGGGCGCGCGCGACCGCCGAGCGGGTGCGACGGGACGAGCGGCTGGAACTGGCCCGGGAACTGCACGACGTCGTGGCCCACCACATCACGGGCATGGTTCTCCAGGCGCAGGGCGCGCAGGTGGTGGCGCGGCGGGACCCCGAACGGGTGGGCGCGTACCTCGGCGAGCTGGAGACCGCCGGAACCGACGCGCTGGCGGCGATGCGGCGCGTCGTCGGGCTGCTGCGCGACGCCGACGACGCGGCACCGGCGTCCCCCGGGCCGGAGCGGCTCGGCGATCTCGTGGAGCGTTTCCGCAGGCAGGGTCCGGACGTGCGGCTGAGCACGCCGGACGGGGACCGCGACACCCGGTGGCCGCCGGAGGTGACCACCACCGTGTACCGCGTCGCGCAGGAGGCGCTGACGAACGTGCTGCGGCACGCGCCCAAGGCCCGGTCCGTCGCGGTCACCGTCGAGGAGGGCGCGGGAGAGGTGATCGTCGAGGTCGCCGACGACGCTCCGGCGGTCCCGGCCCGGCACCCGCACCGCGGCGGCTACGGCCTGATCGGCATGCGCGAGCGCGTCGAGTCGCTCGGCGGCACGCTGCGGGCCGGGCCACGGCCCGGCGCGGGCTGGTCCGTGCGGGCGACGCTGCCCGTCCCGTCCGGGGAGCACCCATGA
- a CDS encoding oxygenase MpaB family protein, translating to MNVSLEAAMTDLDVRPITSGAIPGPDSLTWRYAGDWRGVLTSRATLLLQVAHPVVGAGVGQHSGFLEDRWGRLLRTLESTFDFLGYRGEQRGRSEAARLRQVHKDIKGVDDQGRRYHALNPEAYLWVHATLFHGMVQTRRLFGRPIPAAREKILFGEWRDLALALGITERHIPADPAAFREYFDAMVQDRLEYNDTVKLLIDLDKTPLPPPPRWPLPDPAWTGIALPTTAVLRKTGIGALPPVLRERFGLPWTAADERRFRRFAAAMRTADRGMIGPLRYSPVASRALLRARLGR from the coding sequence ATGAACGTCTCACTGGAGGCCGCCATGACCGACCTCGACGTCCGTCCCATCACCTCCGGCGCCATTCCCGGACCCGACTCCCTCACCTGGCGGTACGCGGGCGACTGGCGCGGCGTCCTGACCAGCCGCGCCACACTCCTGCTGCAGGTGGCCCACCCCGTGGTCGGCGCGGGCGTGGGCCAGCACTCCGGCTTCCTGGAGGACCGCTGGGGACGGCTCCTGCGCACCCTCGAGTCGACGTTCGACTTCCTCGGCTACCGCGGCGAGCAGCGCGGGCGGAGCGAGGCCGCGCGGCTCCGCCAGGTGCACAAGGACATCAAGGGAGTGGACGACCAGGGCCGCCGCTACCACGCGCTCAACCCGGAGGCGTACCTGTGGGTGCACGCCACGCTCTTCCACGGCATGGTGCAGACCCGGCGGCTCTTCGGCCGTCCGATCCCGGCGGCGCGGGAGAAGATCCTGTTCGGCGAATGGCGGGACCTGGCACTCGCCCTGGGCATCACCGAACGCCACATTCCGGCAGATCCCGCCGCCTTTCGGGAGTACTTCGACGCCATGGTCCAGGACCGCCTGGAGTACAACGACACCGTGAAGCTGCTCATCGACCTCGACAAGACGCCGCTCCCGCCCCCGCCGCGCTGGCCCCTCCCGGACCCGGCCTGGACCGGGATCGCGCTGCCGACGACCGCCGTACTGCGCAAGACCGGCATCGGCGCCCTGCCGCCCGTCCTGCGCGAACGGTTCGGCCTGCCCTGGACGGCCGCCGACGAGCGCCGGTTCCGGCGCTTCGCCGCCGCGATGCGGACGGCCGACCGGGGGATGATCGGGCCGCTGCGCTACTCGCCGGTCGCCTCCCGCGCGCTGCTGCGCGCCCGCCTCGGCCGGTAG
- a CDS encoding metal transporter: protein MPHANDPPPVRTDVPVNIGLGVVFGLGIAFTAYMIATSWGGAYPVPTTAVAVVMCGLALLRGRFGAWPAAAGAAVAAAATVVSSAAGLPREPSPVAALALAVLVGSALRTLPARSAVAVAAGGIGAVGLGWSGGPAAVPVLATVLVTCGLVVGTLLRAFAPVRRSGGEPRPGRPSIP, encoded by the coding sequence ATGCCGCATGCGAACGATCCGCCCCCGGTGCGGACGGACGTGCCGGTCAACATCGGGCTGGGCGTGGTGTTCGGCCTCGGCATCGCCTTCACGGCGTACATGATCGCCACCAGCTGGGGCGGCGCCTACCCGGTCCCGACCACGGCCGTCGCGGTGGTGATGTGCGGGCTGGCGCTGCTGCGCGGACGGTTCGGGGCGTGGCCCGCGGCGGCGGGCGCGGCCGTCGCGGCCGCCGCCACGGTGGTGTCGTCGGCGGCCGGCCTGCCGCGGGAGCCGTCGCCCGTGGCGGCGCTGGCCCTCGCCGTGCTCGTCGGTTCCGCGCTCAGGACGCTGCCGGCGCGGTCGGCCGTCGCGGTCGCCGCGGGCGGCATCGGGGCGGTCGGGCTCGGCTGGTCCGGCGGGCCCGCGGCCGTGCCGGTCCTGGCAACGGTGCTCGTGACCTGCGGGCTCGTCGTGGGGACGCTGCTGCGCGCGTTCGCACCCGTCCGGCGGTCCGGCGGCGAGCCCCGTCCGGGCCGCCCGTCGATACCCTGA
- a CDS encoding tetratricopeptide repeat protein: MSDSAGPAPPGARSVVAETISGTVITGDHTRLTMVRPVRLPPPDQVDAPEPVVRLPRAPTSVFVGREAVLARLTRALAARSDVLITQALHGLGGVGKSELALQYAHRSRAAYRVVWWITAESPRGLETGLAELAFRLVPEEPRASAEDAAAWALAWLRGHPGWLLVLDNVNEPRHIEPLLANAEGGHILVTSRRDVRWPGRTATLRLDVLAPADAVALITGVTGRTSAADLDAAAEIAAELGHLPLGLDQAAAYMRQNRISPGRYLDKLRRRPARLYRAAPSGDKAQMTMAKLWDITMEDIRAHAPEAVLLLRILAHYAPEDVPRGILGGRAAPDPDVDIDEALGLLASYSMVKLTDDTVGMHRLTQAVVRHSAGRPDETGTEAGPPEPDARDTAFAWLRDALPDGDPAAEVSGWPTWHVLSGHIEQIAAHYAPGEGTAELGAVLRSTSLFLSAQGAVPQAHALVTRAADMLEPLLGAEHPTTLACRHSLALVLRILGRLEEAEAQHRAVLDARARVLGPAHPDTLTSRNDLAGVLGHLGRWNEEETEHRAVLDALTGTLGPDHLNTVAVRNNLAFVLLALGRPDEAEAQHRAALDARARALGDDHPATLNCGNNLGLALRALGRLDEAEARHRATLEARGRVLGAAHPAAFTSRNNLGLVLGDLGRLEEAERMLRDVTEARGRDRGDDHPSTLISRNNLAAVIGRRGRWEESAHHHEAILRTRLRVLGAAHPATLTSRNNLAFALFLLGRLEESEAEHRAAVDARTAVLGPDHPATLTTRNNLACLRRVLGGTEEAEREHRTVLEAFTRALGPEHPNTAAVRANLAYLRGEGVRAEFAAGRFNLVNMQADLLFLEHGRAPAQSPAHPRWRRT; the protein is encoded by the coding sequence ATGAGCGACAGCGCGGGGCCCGCGCCGCCGGGCGCCCGTTCCGTCGTCGCCGAGACGATCAGCGGGACCGTCATCACCGGGGACCACACGCGGCTGACCATGGTCCGGCCGGTGCGGCTCCCGCCGCCCGACCAGGTGGACGCGCCGGAACCGGTGGTCAGGCTGCCGCGCGCCCCGACCTCGGTGTTCGTCGGACGGGAGGCCGTGCTCGCGCGGCTGACGCGGGCGCTGGCGGCGCGATCGGACGTGCTGATCACGCAGGCCCTGCACGGGCTGGGCGGCGTGGGGAAGTCCGAGCTCGCGCTGCAGTACGCGCACCGGAGCCGGGCCGCGTACCGCGTGGTGTGGTGGATCACGGCGGAGAGCCCGCGAGGGCTGGAGACCGGCCTCGCCGAACTCGCGTTCCGGCTGGTGCCCGAGGAGCCCCGCGCGTCGGCCGAGGACGCGGCGGCCTGGGCGCTGGCCTGGCTGCGCGGCCATCCCGGCTGGCTGCTCGTGCTGGACAACGTCAACGAGCCTCGGCACATCGAGCCGCTGCTGGCCAACGCCGAGGGCGGCCACATCCTGGTGACGAGCCGCCGCGACGTGCGCTGGCCCGGCCGGACGGCGACGCTGCGGCTCGACGTCCTGGCCCCCGCCGACGCCGTCGCGCTCATCACCGGCGTCACCGGACGGACGTCGGCCGCCGACCTCGACGCCGCCGCCGAGATCGCGGCGGAGCTGGGGCACCTGCCGCTCGGGCTCGACCAGGCCGCCGCGTACATGCGCCAGAACCGCATCTCGCCCGGCCGCTACCTCGACAAGCTCAGGCGCCGGCCGGCCCGCCTGTACCGGGCGGCGCCCTCGGGCGACAAGGCCCAGATGACGATGGCCAAGCTGTGGGACATCACGATGGAGGACATCCGGGCACACGCCCCGGAGGCCGTGCTGTTGCTGCGGATCCTGGCGCACTACGCCCCGGAGGACGTTCCTCGCGGCATCCTCGGCGGGCGGGCCGCTCCGGACCCGGACGTCGACATCGACGAGGCGCTCGGCCTGCTCGCGTCCTACAGCATGGTGAAGCTGACCGACGACACCGTCGGCATGCACCGGCTGACCCAGGCGGTCGTCCGGCACTCCGCCGGACGTCCGGACGAGACCGGGACCGAGGCCGGGCCCCCGGAGCCGGACGCGCGCGACACCGCGTTCGCGTGGCTCCGCGACGCCCTCCCCGACGGGGACCCGGCCGCCGAAGTGTCCGGCTGGCCGACCTGGCACGTCCTCTCCGGGCACATCGAGCAGATCGCCGCGCACTACGCCCCCGGGGAGGGCACCGCGGAACTCGGCGCGGTGCTCCGGTCGACGTCGCTGTTCCTGTCGGCCCAGGGCGCCGTCCCGCAGGCGCACGCGCTGGTGACCAGGGCGGCGGACATGCTGGAGCCGCTCCTCGGCGCCGAGCACCCCACGACGCTCGCCTGCCGCCACAGCCTGGCGCTGGTGCTGCGGATACTGGGACGGCTGGAGGAGGCGGAGGCCCAGCATCGCGCCGTGCTGGACGCACGGGCGCGGGTGCTCGGCCCCGCGCACCCCGACACGCTCACCAGCCGCAACGACCTCGCGGGCGTCCTCGGGCATCTCGGCCGCTGGAACGAGGAGGAGACCGAGCACCGGGCCGTCCTCGACGCGCTGACCGGCACGCTCGGGCCCGATCACCTGAACACGGTCGCCGTCCGCAACAATCTCGCGTTCGTGCTGCTGGCCCTCGGCCGTCCGGACGAGGCGGAGGCCCAGCATCGCGCCGCGCTCGACGCGCGTGCCCGCGCCCTGGGCGACGACCATCCGGCGACGCTCAACTGCGGCAACAACCTCGGCCTGGCGCTGCGGGCGCTGGGGCGGCTCGACGAGGCCGAGGCCCGGCACCGTGCCACGCTCGAAGCCCGCGGCCGGGTCCTGGGCGCCGCGCATCCCGCCGCGTTCACCAGCCGCAACAACCTCGGGCTCGTCCTGGGCGACCTGGGGCGCCTGGAAGAGGCCGAGCGGATGCTCCGGGACGTCACGGAGGCGCGCGGCCGCGACCGGGGCGACGACCACCCGAGCACCCTGATCAGCCGGAACAACCTCGCGGCGGTGATCGGCCGCCGCGGTCGCTGGGAGGAGTCCGCGCACCACCACGAAGCGATCCTGCGGACCCGGCTGCGCGTGCTGGGCGCCGCGCATCCCGCCACGCTCACCAGCCGCAACAACCTCGCCTTCGCCCTGTTCCTGCTGGGACGGCTGGAGGAGTCCGAAGCCGAGCACCGCGCGGCCGTCGACGCGCGCACCGCCGTTCTCGGCCCCGACCATCCGGCGACGCTCACGACCCGAAATAATCTGGCGTGCCTGCGACGGGTCCTGGGCGGGACGGAGGAGGCGGAGAGGGAACACCGGACGGTGCTGGAGGCGTTCACGCGTGCGCTGGGTCCCGAGCATCCGAACACGGCCGCCGTCCGCGCCAATCTCGCCTACCTTCGAGGCGAGGGGGTCCGCGCCGAGTTCGCCGCCGGCCGCTTCAACCTGGTGAACATGCAGGCGGACCTGCTGTTCCTGGAACACGGCCGAGCACCGGCTCAGAGCCCGGCGCACCCACGGTGGAGACGGACATGA